A genomic region of Methanosarcina thermophila TM-1 contains the following coding sequences:
- a CDS encoding protease inhibitor I42 family protein encodes MLKKPFTIQFPENPTSGFSWDIATSSGLQVMRDSFVPEEEGNIGGGGYRVWDIQVTSQGSQKLKGTYRKGKQIASCFEIIIDAE; translated from the coding sequence ATGCTTAAAAAACCGTTTACCATCCAGTTTCCGGAAAACCCTACCAGTGGATTTAGCTGGGACATTGCAACCAGTAGTGGGCTGCAGGTAATGAGGGATAGTTTCGTCCCTGAAGAAGAGGGAAATATTGGCGGCGGAGGGTACCGCGTATGGGATATTCAGGTAACGTCCCAGGGTAGTCAAAAACTTAAAGGTACATACCGCAAGGGTAAGCAAATAGCAAGTTGTTTTGAAATTATTATTGATGCAGAGTAA
- the dinB gene encoding DNA polymerase IV, with amino-acid sequence MQRVVLHVDMDYFFAAIEERENPELQGKAVVVCMLSGRGGLSGAVSTCNYTARESGIRAGMPCSKAKKLNPEAVFLPVRKDFYTSVSDRVMEILRSYADATDAGAAFEQISIDEAFLEITEKTGGDFSAALEIGAQIKNEIKDKEKLTCSVGIGPNKLIAKMASSVQKPDGITVISPDKLVSFLQPLKVSKLWGIGNVTARKLQEMGIVTIKDLAEHDVIDLISTFGKTRGIWLKQVAAGIDDSPVKERGGSEQIGRIATLPEDTLDINLISQLLNRLAGDVISKLDSRELSFKIVTVTVINSKFRMYTKSRTLNHPAYSKEALLEVAREILGDFLSESQTEFRRVGIRVGGLQKRMGQKSIFDY; translated from the coding sequence ATGCAGCGTGTTGTTCTACATGTAGATATGGACTATTTTTTTGCAGCCATTGAGGAACGGGAAAATCCTGAACTTCAGGGAAAAGCCGTTGTTGTCTGCATGCTTTCTGGAAGAGGTGGACTGAGTGGGGCTGTAAGTACCTGTAATTACACTGCGCGAGAATCAGGAATCAGGGCAGGCATGCCCTGTTCAAAGGCAAAAAAGCTGAATCCTGAAGCTGTCTTTTTGCCTGTCAGAAAGGATTTTTACACTTCGGTTTCGGACAGGGTTATGGAAATTCTCAGAAGCTATGCGGATGCCACGGATGCCGGGGCAGCGTTTGAGCAGATCAGCATAGATGAGGCATTTCTGGAAATTACCGAGAAGACAGGTGGGGATTTTAGTGCAGCTCTTGAAATAGGAGCCCAGATTAAGAACGAAATAAAAGATAAGGAGAAACTGACCTGCTCAGTAGGTATAGGCCCAAATAAGCTTATTGCCAAGATGGCTTCTTCAGTACAGAAACCAGACGGGATTACTGTTATAAGCCCGGATAAACTCGTGAGCTTTCTCCAGCCCCTTAAGGTGTCTAAACTCTGGGGAATAGGGAATGTAACCGCAAGAAAGCTGCAGGAAATGGGTATAGTTACAATAAAAGATCTTGCTGAACATGATGTTATTGATCTGATCTCTACTTTCGGGAAAACGCGGGGAATCTGGCTTAAACAGGTAGCGGCAGGAATAGATGATTCTCCTGTAAAAGAGAGGGGTGGCTCTGAACAGATTGGAAGGATTGCAACCCTGCCTGAGGATACCTTAGACATTAACCTTATTTCTCAGTTACTTAACAGGCTGGCAGGGGATGTAATTTCAAAACTTGATTCAAGAGAGCTTTCCTTCAAGATTGTAACTGTAACGGTCATAAACTCAAAGTTCAGAATGTATACAAAAAGTCGTACACTAAACCATCCAGCTTATTCAAAGGAAGCCCTTCTTGAAGTCGCTCGTGAAATCCTGGGTGATTTCCTCTCGGAAAGTCAGACCGAGTTCAGGCGTGTAGGCATCAGGGTAGGGGGACTCCAGAAAAGAATGGGTCAGAAAAGCATTTTTGATTATTGA